Proteins encoded together in one Deinococcus hopiensis KR-140 window:
- a CDS encoding DUF7282 domain-containing protein, translating to MKNTLILALALGVFASSFAQQATPVTPRLAVASQITSTDALVIPAVVLDKPGYVAVHGEKDGKMVVDPPLGVSALLPAGLSRNVSVPLTPLATGVQTVYPMLHVEGNGNETYNFPGPDGPVTFEGNVLMAPMKLTKVAPGSSSVTVAGGEILLDSQGAYVTVASVTLTQPGFIALHTAGADGKMKVLPAAGVSTLLPVGKSTQVKIRLDANVAVNPGDRLWAMAHADNNGNRVYEFPSTDGPITSGGAVVMAPFTVR from the coding sequence GTGAAAAACACCCTGATCCTTGCTCTGGCCCTCGGCGTCTTCGCCTCCTCCTTCGCCCAGCAGGCCACCCCAGTCACGCCCCGACTGGCCGTGGCCAGCCAGATCACTTCCACAGACGCGCTGGTCATTCCCGCAGTTGTGCTGGACAAACCCGGCTATGTGGCCGTTCACGGCGAGAAAGACGGCAAGATGGTCGTTGATCCTCCCCTGGGCGTTTCGGCCTTGCTCCCGGCGGGACTCAGCCGGAACGTATCTGTTCCCCTGACGCCACTGGCCACAGGCGTGCAAACGGTTTACCCCATGCTGCACGTGGAAGGCAATGGCAACGAGACGTACAACTTCCCTGGTCCGGATGGTCCTGTGACCTTCGAGGGAAACGTCCTGATGGCGCCCATGAAACTGACCAAGGTGGCCCCGGGCTCTTCCAGCGTCACGGTGGCCGGTGGGGAAATCCTTCTCGACAGCCAGGGGGCTTACGTTACTGTTGCGTCGGTGACGCTCACCCAACCGGGGTTTATCGCGCTGCATACGGCGGGAGCAGACGGAAAGATGAAGGTGCTGCCAGCAGCCGGAGTTTCAACCCTGCTTCCGGTGGGCAAAAGCACGCAGGTCAAGATCAGGCTTGATGCGAACGTCGCCGTCAACCCTGGAGACAGGCTCTGGGCCATGGCCCACGCGGACAACAACGGCAACCGGGTCTATGAATTCCCGTCGACGGATGGGCCCATCACCAGTGGCGGCGCAGTCGTGATGGCTCCGTTCACCGTACGCTAG
- a CDS encoding DUF4383 domain-containing protein, with protein MQQPSIRNIGLAFGLVYLLVGLLGFLPEANVISHRHGAVHGEGLLLGIFAVNSVHNIAHLALGAVLVWGGQFSKSPQKIFEILALVFFILVAGSFIAPIVEGINLNLPDTFLHLASTALAAWLSFKSSKQVTVLTAQSLR; from the coding sequence ATGCAACAACCGAGTATTCGCAACATTGGTTTGGCCTTCGGATTGGTCTACCTACTCGTGGGCTTGCTGGGGTTTCTCCCTGAAGCCAACGTCATTTCACACCGGCATGGCGCGGTGCACGGAGAGGGCCTGTTGCTGGGGATCTTCGCCGTCAACTCTGTTCATAACATCGCTCATCTCGCACTCGGTGCCGTGCTGGTGTGGGGAGGGCAGTTCTCAAAATCCCCGCAGAAGATCTTCGAGATCCTGGCGCTCGTCTTCTTCATCCTGGTTGCTGGCAGCTTCATTGCACCCATCGTGGAAGGCATCAACCTGAATCTCCCGGACACCTTCCTCCATCTTGCCAGTACGGCTCTGGCAGCGTGGTTGAGCTTTAAGAGTTCCAAGCAGGTCACGGTTTTAACTGCCCAGTCCCTCCGCTGA
- a CDS encoding methyltransferase domain-containing protein, whose protein sequence is MPRPARPKHFSHRPRRSAEDHRTRQPAHEYVLEALPGLEEVAAEELQHVPLARDIRGLRFWYPGDPERLTRLKAAVAAYRIRAWDVPRPRGLLGHQQLGELVDFLAAVVRVGGHRSFRLAAAGRESSVMARVAEELSNGLNLPFDAEEGELLIRLRPQEDGPGWEVLARLTPRPLSARAWRVCNRGGGLNATVAYAVHKLAGQREEDRIFNPMAGSGTLLVERALMGPYDAMVGVDTDDGAVACARANLQAAGREVEVARVDALDTGLPARSFDLIVADLPWGDAIGSHRGNAALYPAFLGEMYRLLSRQGRLVVLTHELRLFENLLQDQTRWHARELFQVYSGGHHPKAYLLGKR, encoded by the coding sequence ATGCCGCGCCCTGCCCGCCCGAAACACTTCTCCCACCGGCCCAGGCGCTCGGCGGAGGACCACCGCACCCGTCAGCCCGCCCACGAATATGTCCTGGAAGCCCTGCCAGGCCTGGAGGAGGTGGCGGCGGAGGAGTTGCAGCACGTCCCCCTCGCCCGCGACATCCGGGGCCTGCGCTTCTGGTATCCCGGGGACCCCGAACGCCTGACCCGCCTCAAGGCAGCGGTGGCGGCCTACCGCATCCGCGCGTGGGACGTGCCCCGTCCGCGCGGCCTGCTGGGACACCAGCAGCTCGGCGAACTCGTCGACTTTCTGGCGGCGGTGGTGCGCGTCGGCGGGCACCGCTCTTTCCGTCTGGCCGCTGCCGGACGCGAGTCGAGCGTGATGGCGCGCGTCGCGGAAGAACTCTCGAATGGGCTCAACCTCCCCTTCGACGCCGAGGAAGGCGAACTCCTGATCCGCCTGCGCCCCCAGGAGGACGGCCCCGGCTGGGAGGTGCTCGCCCGCCTCACGCCCCGGCCCCTGAGCGCCCGCGCCTGGCGGGTGTGTAACCGGGGTGGCGGCCTGAACGCCACCGTCGCCTACGCGGTCCACAAGCTCGCGGGCCAGCGCGAGGAGGACCGCATCTTCAACCCGATGGCGGGCAGCGGTACGCTGCTCGTCGAGCGGGCGCTGATGGGCCCCTACGACGCGATGGTGGGGGTGGACACCGATGACGGGGCCGTGGCCTGCGCCCGCGCCAACCTCCAGGCTGCCGGGCGCGAAGTCGAGGTGGCGCGGGTAGACGCCCTGGATACCGGCTTGCCCGCCCGCTCCTTCGACCTGATCGTGGCGGATCTGCCCTGGGGCGACGCCATCGGCAGCCACCGGGGCAACGCGGCGCTCTACCCCGCCTTTCTCGGCGAGATGTACCGCCTCCTCAGCCGTCAGGGCCGCTTGGTGGTCCTGACCCACGAATTGCGGCTGTTCGAGAATTTGCTGCAGGACCAGACCCGCTGGCACGCCCGAGAGCTGTTTCAGGTGTACAGCGGGGGACATCATCCAAAGGCGTATCTGCTGGGGAAGCGGTAG
- a CDS encoding TrkH family potassium uptake protein → MSLVRRRLLSRFSPPQLIALTFALGILVGAALLSLPVTHGAGRRVNFLQALFTATSALCVTGLNVVDPSRDFNRLGQIIIMVLIQVGGLGIITFGTVFTLLMRRRVNYSERIRLAQQISAFSVGDVVPLIRNIFIYTFVIEAAGAALLAFRFVPLHGWREGLFSAVFHSVSAFNNAGFALYSDNLMRFVSDPLVSLVVGALIILGGMGFLVQMNAVAHLMNPRRNRLLVHSKLVLTMMAALLLIGTLGYLALEWNNPKTLGSLSVGDRLLASFFQSVVTRTAGFNSIDNGALTLGGVFLTIILMFIGANPGSTGGGIKTSTFYVMMASAWSMVRGHRDTTLFARRIDEETVLRAMTVGLLSIGLVNVMFILLLVTNTNSHVRFEHLFYEAVSAFGTVGLSMNTTPLLNPSQDLILIGLMYLGRIGPLTFAVAFGQPGAREPVRYPQEKDILIG, encoded by the coding sequence ATGAGCCTCGTTCGCAGACGCCTGCTCTCCCGCTTCAGCCCGCCGCAACTCATCGCGCTGACCTTCGCGCTGGGCATACTCGTCGGCGCGGCGCTGCTCAGCCTGCCCGTCACGCACGGGGCGGGACGGCGGGTCAACTTTCTCCAGGCCCTCTTTACCGCCACGAGCGCGCTGTGCGTGACGGGCCTGAACGTCGTCGATCCCAGCCGCGACTTCAACCGGCTGGGGCAGATCATCATCATGGTGCTGATTCAGGTGGGCGGGCTGGGCATCATCACCTTCGGGACCGTATTCACGCTGCTGATGCGGCGGCGGGTGAACTACTCCGAGCGCATCCGGCTGGCCCAGCAGATCAGCGCTTTCAGCGTGGGCGACGTGGTACCGCTCATCCGCAACATCTTCATCTATACCTTTGTGATCGAGGCCGCTGGGGCCGCGCTGCTCGCTTTCCGGTTCGTGCCGCTGCACGGCTGGCGCGAGGGCCTGTTCTCGGCCGTCTTCCACTCGGTCAGCGCCTTCAACAACGCGGGCTTCGCGCTGTACAGCGACAATCTGATGCGCTTCGTGTCTGACCCCCTCGTGAGCCTGGTGGTGGGAGCGCTGATCATCCTGGGAGGCATGGGCTTTCTGGTGCAGATGAACGCGGTCGCGCACCTGATGAATCCCCGGCGCAACCGGCTGCTGGTGCATTCCAAACTGGTCCTGACCATGATGGCCGCCCTGCTCCTGATCGGCACGCTGGGTTACCTGGCGCTGGAGTGGAACAACCCGAAAACGCTGGGGTCACTTTCCGTGGGCGACCGCCTGCTCGCCAGCTTTTTTCAGAGCGTGGTGACGCGCACGGCGGGTTTCAATTCCATCGACAACGGAGCGCTGACGCTGGGCGGCGTCTTTCTGACGATCATCCTGATGTTTATCGGCGCGAACCCCGGATCGACGGGCGGCGGCATCAAGACGAGCACCTTCTACGTGATGATGGCTTCGGCGTGGAGCATGGTGCGCGGCCACCGCGACACCACGCTGTTCGCCCGGCGCATCGACGAGGAAACGGTGCTGCGCGCGATGACGGTCGGCCTGCTAAGCATCGGGCTGGTCAACGTCATGTTCATTCTGCTGCTCGTCACCAACACCAATTCGCACGTCCGCTTCGAGCACCTCTTCTACGAGGCGGTGAGTGCGTTCGGCACCGTCGGCCTGAGCATGAACACCACGCCACTGCTCAACCCGTCGCAGGACCTCATCCTGATTGGGCTGATGTACCTGGGACGCATCGGACCGCTGACGTTTGCCGTCGCCTTCGGACAGCCGGGCGCGCGCGAGCCTGTGCGGTATCCGCAGGAAAAAGACATCTTGATCGGCTAA
- a CDS encoding potassium channel family protein: MKTKQCLVIGLGRFGTAVATTLYEMGHEVVAIDQNEENVERVMNRVTHAAIVDATEERALRSIGVGEFDVVVVAIGTDVQANILATMNAKSLGAPYVVTKAIDEMARRVLERIGADLVIRPEHDMGVRLARQIATPNIVDTLDLGGDYAIVEIEANERLRGTLRDLNLTGRFGVQVIAVSRGGRVEVTPRAEDELRPHDKLVVIGTGHSLDELRRYLGG; this comes from the coding sequence ATGAAAACCAAACAATGCCTGGTGATCGGCCTGGGCCGCTTCGGCACCGCCGTCGCCACCACCCTGTACGAGATGGGCCACGAGGTCGTCGCCATCGATCAGAACGAGGAAAACGTGGAGCGGGTGATGAACCGCGTCACGCACGCCGCCATCGTGGACGCCACCGAAGAGCGGGCGCTGCGCTCCATTGGCGTGGGCGAATTCGACGTGGTGGTGGTGGCCATCGGTACCGACGTGCAGGCGAACATCCTGGCCACCATGAACGCCAAGAGCCTCGGCGCGCCCTACGTGGTCACCAAGGCCATCGACGAGATGGCGCGGCGGGTGCTGGAGCGCATCGGCGCGGACCTGGTGATCCGGCCGGAACACGACATGGGCGTGCGGCTCGCCCGGCAGATCGCCACCCCCAACATCGTGGATACGCTGGACCTCGGTGGCGACTACGCCATCGTGGAAATCGAGGCCAACGAGCGGCTGCGCGGCACCCTGCGTGACCTCAACCTCACCGGGCGCTTCGGGGTGCAGGTCATTGCAGTCAGCCGGGGAGGCCGGGTGGAGGTGACCCCCCGCGCCGAGGACGAGTTGCGGCCCCACGACAAACTCGTGGTGATCGGGACGGGACACAGCCTTGACGAGCTGCGGCGGTATCTGGGGGGGTGA
- a CDS encoding MBL fold metallo-hydrolase: protein MSATLTFLGTADSKGVPRFWCGCPVCSDARGGGINRRTRSAALVQGNGETLLLDCGPDLHVQLARLPGPRVPSAVLISHAHNDHLLGLGDLLDYVRYAAGKLRLYAPEEVILQIAERFPYAFRSVSPVQPLPGEGLFVAGLRVQAFRVPHGANGHSHAFSLTRPGFRAAYVTDAIDIPEEVARAWLGDLDLLVLGTSFADESAAVHAGRSVYDVREALALPWARAARRVCLSHLSHDVDVRTLALPDGWAFAGDGLQVSLSPGPAL from the coding sequence TTGAGCGCCACGCTGACCTTCCTGGGCACAGCAGACAGCAAGGGCGTCCCGCGCTTCTGGTGCGGGTGCCCCGTCTGCAGCGATGCCCGCGGGGGGGGCATCAACCGCCGAACCCGCAGCGCCGCCCTCGTGCAGGGAAACGGCGAGACCTTGCTGCTCGACTGTGGGCCGGACCTGCACGTGCAGCTCGCGCGGCTGCCGGGGCCGCGCGTGCCCAGCGCCGTGCTGATCTCGCACGCGCACAACGATCACCTGCTGGGGCTGGGGGACCTGCTGGATTACGTGCGCTACGCGGCTGGGAAGCTGCGGCTCTACGCGCCCGAGGAGGTAATCCTCCAGATCGCTGAGCGTTTTCCCTATGCGTTCCGGAGCGTGTCTCCGGTGCAGCCGCTTCCGGGTGAGGGCCTTTTTGTCGCCGGGCTGCGGGTTCAGGCCTTTCGCGTTCCCCACGGAGCCAACGGGCACAGTCACGCTTTTTCCCTCACGCGCCCCGGCTTCCGCGCGGCCTACGTCACGGACGCCATCGACATTCCCGAAGAGGTGGCCCGGGCGTGGCTCGGGGACCTCGACCTGCTGGTGCTGGGCACCTCCTTCGCGGACGAGTCGGCAGCGGTCCACGCCGGACGCAGCGTGTACGACGTGCGTGAGGCGCTGGCCCTGCCCTGGGCGAGGGCAGCGCGGCGGGTCTGCCTCTCGCACCTCTCGCACGACGTGGACGTTCGGACGCTGGCGCTTCCGGACGGGTGGGCATTCGCGGGGGACGGGTTGCAAGTCTCCCTCTCGCCCGGCCCAGCGCTCTAA
- the trpC gene encoding indole-3-glycerol phosphate synthase TrpC — MTGRIGRLTEIDFDRVPGVLGRIVRERAGDYAGADAAAGPARARALRFHAALTGADLALIAEVKRASPSEGAIAPLNPAQAAQAYQAGGAAAISVLTEPRHFDGNREALRAVVGSVTVPVLRKDFVVHPAMLREAADWGASAALLMVSVLGEAVGEYLPLAHHLGLDALVEVHDEAELDLALAAGAEIIGVNNRDLTTLHIDLSVSPRLIRRARDAGFAGVLVAESGYRTPADLASVRGLADAVLVGTSLAGSGDLARAARELMAR, encoded by the coding sequence ATGACGGGGCGGATAGGCAGGCTGACAGAGATCGACTTTGACCGCGTACCGGGCGTGCTGGGCCGCATCGTCCGTGAACGGGCGGGAGACTACGCTGGGGCCGACGCTGCCGCCGGTCCTGCGCGTGCCCGTGCGCTCCGTTTCCACGCGGCGCTGACGGGAGCGGACCTCGCCCTGATCGCGGAAGTCAAGCGCGCCAGCCCCAGTGAGGGGGCGATCGCCCCCCTGAACCCCGCGCAGGCCGCGCAGGCGTACCAGGCGGGCGGTGCGGCGGCCATTAGCGTGCTGACCGAGCCCCGGCACTTCGACGGCAACCGGGAGGCCCTGCGCGCGGTCGTCGGTTCCGTGACCGTGCCCGTGCTCCGCAAGGACTTCGTCGTCCACCCCGCAATGCTGCGCGAGGCCGCCGACTGGGGGGCCTCGGCGGCGCTGCTCATGGTAAGCGTGCTGGGCGAGGCCGTGGGCGAATACCTCCCGTTGGCCCACCACCTTGGCCTTGACGCGCTGGTGGAGGTCCACGACGAGGCGGAACTCGACCTTGCCCTGGCTGCCGGAGCGGAGATCATCGGCGTGAACAACCGCGACCTCACCACGCTGCACATCGACCTGAGCGTCAGCCCACGCCTGATTCGCCGGGCGCGTGACGCAGGTTTTGCGGGCGTCCTTGTGGCCGAGAGCGGCTACCGCACGCCCGCCGATCTCGCGTCTGTGCGCGGTCTGGCCGACGCCGTGCTGGTGGGCACGAGCCTCGCCGGAAGCGGGGACCTGGCCCGCGCCGCCCGCGAGTTGATGGCCCGTTGA
- the hpt gene encoding hypoxanthine phosphoribosyltransferase, producing the protein MSLAPGNGPVQITPEQLQARIQEIGHKIRADYAGKDPHLICVLNGAFLFHADLVRALGMPCTIDFLQASSYGDAKQSSGEVKLVKDLQFPISGRHVILVEDIVDTGITMNYLLHYLQGRGPASLKVAALLSKPSRRRVEVPVEYLGFTIPDAFVYGYGLDRAQFDRNLPFITSQAD; encoded by the coding sequence ATGAGCCTCGCCCCCGGCAACGGCCCCGTGCAGATCACGCCCGAACAGCTTCAGGCCCGCATTCAGGAAATCGGCCACAAGATCCGCGCCGACTACGCGGGCAAGGACCCGCACCTGATCTGCGTCCTGAACGGCGCATTCCTCTTTCACGCGGACCTCGTGCGTGCGCTGGGGATGCCCTGCACCATCGACTTTCTCCAGGCCAGTTCCTACGGCGACGCCAAGCAGAGCAGCGGCGAGGTCAAGCTCGTCAAGGACCTGCAGTTTCCCATCAGCGGCCGTCACGTCATCCTGGTGGAAGACATCGTGGACACGGGCATCACCATGAACTACCTGCTGCACTACCTGCAGGGGCGTGGCCCGGCCAGCCTCAAGGTGGCGGCGCTGCTCAGCAAGCCCAGCCGGCGCCGGGTGGAGGTGCCCGTGGAGTATCTGGGCTTTACCATTCCCGACGCCTTCGTCTACGGCTACGGCCTGGACCGCGCTCAGTTTGACCGCAACCTGCCCTTTATCACCAGCCAGGCGGACTGA
- the arsB gene encoding arsenical efflux pump membrane protein ArsB — MLALTIVLLTVTLVVWQPRGLGPTRAATLGAAAALLVGVVRVGDLPALWQATWNATLTLVALIVLSLLLDAAGLFRWAALYVARWGGGHGRRLLALLVVFSALLAAIFANDGAVLILTPIVLELAAQLRWSRAATLALALGVGFVVDAASLPLTISNLTNIIAADSFGLGFGAYARVMVPTDLAVVLACVAVLLAFSARSLPHRYDPTALPEPATAVQSWGVVRTGWAVTPLLLAGAFLAERLHLPLSAIVGSAAALVWLVGSRSQRMGTREVLRSAPWNVVVFSLAMYTVVSGLRGAGLTGIYGAWLAGWAQGGTLPAVLASGGSVALLSAGLNNLPALLTALLGLHESGAQGAARDALLYGALIGANIGPKLTPIGSLATLLWLHLLRRRGLEVGWGEYLRAGLILTPPALLVGLLTLWAVLGTR, encoded by the coding sequence GTGTTGGCCCTCACCATCGTTTTGCTTACCGTCACCCTGGTGGTCTGGCAACCCCGGGGGCTGGGCCCCACCCGGGCGGCCACCCTGGGCGCAGCCGCGGCGCTGCTGGTGGGGGTGGTCCGTGTGGGGGACCTTCCAGCCCTGTGGCAGGCCACCTGGAACGCCACGCTCACCCTGGTGGCCCTGATCGTGCTGAGCCTGCTGCTGGACGCCGCAGGACTGTTTCGCTGGGCGGCGCTCTACGTGGCCCGCTGGGGCGGGGGGCACGGACGGCGGCTCCTGGCGCTGCTGGTGGTGTTCAGCGCCCTGCTGGCCGCCATCTTCGCCAACGACGGCGCGGTGCTGATCCTGACCCCCATCGTGCTGGAACTCGCCGCGCAGTTGAGGTGGTCCCGCGCCGCCACCCTCGCGCTCGCGCTGGGCGTCGGCTTTGTGGTGGACGCCGCCAGCCTGCCCCTTACCATCAGCAACCTCACCAACATCATCGCCGCCGACAGCTTCGGGCTGGGCTTCGGGGCGTATGCCCGCGTCATGGTGCCCACCGATCTGGCAGTGGTGCTGGCGTGCGTGGCCGTCCTGCTCGCGTTCTCAGCGCGGTCTTTGCCCCACCGCTATGACCCCACGGCCCTGCCGGAACCCGCCACCGCCGTGCAGTCCTGGGGGGTGGTGCGGACCGGATGGGCCGTCACGCCCCTGCTGCTGGCCGGAGCCTTTCTGGCCGAGCGGCTGCACCTGCCGCTCTCGGCCATCGTGGGCAGCGCCGCCGCGCTGGTGTGGCTGGTGGGATCGCGCAGCCAGCGGATGGGCACGCGGGAGGTGCTGCGTTCGGCACCCTGGAACGTGGTGGTGTTCAGCCTCGCCATGTACACGGTGGTATCGGGACTGCGGGGTGCGGGCCTCACGGGCATCTACGGAGCGTGGCTGGCGGGCTGGGCGCAGGGCGGCACCCTGCCCGCCGTCCTGGCCAGCGGCGGCAGTGTCGCGCTCCTCAGCGCAGGGCTCAATAACCTTCCTGCCCTGCTCACGGCCCTGCTGGGGCTGCATGAGAGTGGGGCCCAGGGAGCAGCCCGAGACGCGCTGCTGTACGGAGCGCTGATCGGCGCCAACATTGGCCCCAAGCTCACGCCCATCGGCAGCCTGGCGACGCTGCTGTGGCTTCACCTGCTGCGGCGCCGGGGCCTGGAGGTGGGCTGGGGCGAGTACCTGCGCGCCGGGCTGATCCTGACGCCTCCGGCGCTGCTGGTGGGACTGCTGACCCTGTGGGCCGTACTGGGCACCCGCTGA
- a CDS encoding ABC transporter ATP-binding protein: protein MTDPSPPPPALRLSGITKRFPGVVANDAVDLTVQPGEVLALLGENGAGKSTLISILYGLYQPDEGQIELNGKAVRVTSPAQALRLGIGLVPQHPLLVARHTVAENLALGAGRLLFPARGVAGRVRELSARYGLAVDPGVRVLELSPGEKQRVEIVRALMRGARVLILDEPTSVLTPQEAGALFGVMRELRADGRSLIFISHKLDEVLAVADRVTVLRRGKVVGGVPTAGATRESLAELMVGRSVDFTRKRTASPVREAALLTVRELTATGARGLPALRGVSFDVRAGEVLGVAGIAGNGQSELVEVLAGLHPSSGAVTLAGQPLTGGADERFHAGVAHIPEDRIHSGTVPTMTVAENLALRDFARPPLARGLTRDIAATDERARREVEAYTVATPGIHTPSRLLSGGNIQKLILARELNGQPKLILAVHPTYGLDVGATDQVHRVLLERTESGAGVLLVSEDLDELLSLSDRVAVMVEGQLLGPFPVPEVTREALGLLMGGAHPERHHAAPQGGVRA from the coding sequence ATGACTGACCCCTCCCCTCCCCCACCCGCCCTGCGCCTCAGCGGCATCACCAAACGCTTTCCTGGCGTCGTTGCCAACGACGCCGTGGACCTCACCGTGCAGCCCGGCGAGGTGCTGGCCCTGCTGGGCGAGAACGGCGCGGGCAAAAGCACCCTCATTTCCATCCTCTACGGCCTGTACCAGCCCGACGAGGGCCAGATTGAGCTGAACGGCAAAGCGGTGCGGGTCACGAGTCCGGCGCAGGCGCTGCGGCTCGGGATAGGCCTGGTGCCGCAACACCCCCTGCTGGTGGCGCGGCATACCGTGGCCGAGAACCTGGCGCTGGGGGCGGGCCGTCTCCTCTTTCCGGCGAGGGGTGTGGCGGGACGGGTGCGCGAGCTCTCGGCCCGGTACGGGCTGGCGGTGGACCCGGGGGTGCGCGTCTTGGAGCTCTCGCCGGGCGAGAAGCAGAGGGTGGAGATCGTGCGGGCGCTGATGCGCGGAGCGCGGGTGCTGATTCTGGACGAACCGACGAGCGTGCTGACCCCGCAGGAGGCGGGCGCCCTGTTCGGCGTGATGCGCGAGTTGCGCGCCGATGGGCGCAGCCTGATCTTCATCTCGCACAAACTCGACGAGGTGCTGGCGGTGGCGGACCGGGTGACGGTGCTGCGCCGGGGCAAGGTGGTGGGCGGCGTGCCGACGGCGGGAGCCACCCGCGAGAGCCTGGCCGAGCTGATGGTTGGCCGGAGCGTGGATTTTACCCGCAAGCGCACGGCCTCTCCGGTGCGGGAAGCAGCGCTGCTGACGGTGCGGGAGCTGACCGCCACGGGCGCGCGCGGCCTCCCCGCGCTGCGCGGCGTGTCCTTTGACGTGCGCGCCGGGGAAGTGCTGGGCGTGGCGGGGATCGCCGGCAACGGCCAGAGCGAACTCGTGGAGGTGCTGGCCGGGCTCCATCCCTCTTCCGGCGCCGTCACGCTTGCCGGGCAGCCGCTAACGGGCGGAGCGGACGAGCGCTTTCACGCGGGGGTGGCGCACATCCCCGAAGACCGCATCCACTCGGGAACGGTCCCCACCATGACGGTGGCCGAGAACCTGGCCCTGCGTGACTTCGCGCGTCCGCCGCTGGCCCGGGGGCTGACGCGCGACATCGCCGCCACGGACGAACGGGCCCGGCGCGAGGTGGAAGCGTACACCGTGGCGACGCCGGGCATTCATACGCCCTCGCGGCTGCTGAGCGGCGGCAACATCCAGAAGCTGATCCTGGCGCGCGAACTGAATGGCCAACCGAAACTGATCCTCGCCGTTCACCCCACCTATGGCCTGGACGTGGGGGCCACCGATCAGGTCCACCGCGTGCTACTGGAGCGTACCGAGAGCGGTGCGGGCGTGCTGCTCGTCAGCGAGGATCTGGACGAGTTGCTCAGCCTGTCGGACCGGGTGGCGGTGATGGTGGAGGGGCAACTTCTGGGTCCCTTCCCCGTTCCGGAAGTCACGCGCGAGGCGCTGGGTCTGCTGATGGGCGGCGCGCATCCCGAGCGGCACCACGCCGCTCCCCAGGGCGGGGTGCGTGCGTGA